The Nitrospira sp. KM1 genome includes a window with the following:
- the mfd gene encoding transcription-repair coupling factor encodes MSNHVLGSEQTSWLIPLAAELAREGSRPCLTGLYGSTSGFALTILLNHSGPLSNKPWLIVTHSDDAAERLFDDLQFFHHLLGLPIASLAQFPRWETLPYESTAPHVGLIARRMAGLQRIRTLRGVRVVTSVDALMQRLIPVDGFSRALLHFKVGKSVEREVLTGGLVRLGYRRVSVVEIPGEFSVRGGIVDIFSTAYADPLRVEFLGETVESLRLFDTATQKSTAKLDEAMVLPAREYVRAEGSLDEFAQVEPDAEWRAPDLYPSMDALLDYFLERPFLVLDQPARIQQSCRDLWDAIDDGYLRHSDRDATAYPSPERLFLTWEEISERVTAWPQLALEPLTAPDESWKPVVPFPAQLPASAGLAARGTSFTQTLSILERLRADSRIILVARSRGQVDRLLALLREHDVPAVEWSAASWASIGSAKSPFYVLHGDLSSGFLSPDQRLAVLTEEELFAKGLRHKPQAKSKTSTFLSSLEDLNVGDYVVHVQHGIAKYHGLKRLSVQDFESDYLILGFAGGDTLYVPLDRLNQVQRYSGAEGHVPRLDRLGGTSWAKTTARVKKDIEEMAQELVDLYANRELAERRSYGLDSTMYHEFEAAFEYEETPDQLKAIADIARDMESSKPMDRLVCGDVGYGKTEVAMRAAFKAVEDNRQVAVLVPTTLLAHQHYDNFAERFAPFPTKVALLSRFQSPAEAKAILKDTATGTVDIVIGTHRLLQKDVVFRNLGLVIIDEEQWFGVKHKERLKTLRTQVDVLTLTATPIPRTLQMAMASVRDLSIIDTAPAGRLSIRTQVVRSSDKLIRESILRELGRGGQVYFVHNRVETMERTGAWLQQLVPEARIVMAHGQMDAKPLEAVMLKFFHREADVLVASAIIQSGIDVPNANTIIVNRADTFGLAQLYQLRGRVGRSGDQAYAYFLVPDEGTLTGDAQKRLTAIQQFTELGSGFRIAAADLEIRGAGNLLGKQQSGHIAAIGLDLYLQMVEQAVQRLKGQVVEEEPDPSLRLNVSAFIPEDYVADPHHRLSFYKRLSSSAQIGDLALLHGELQDRYGVTPEPVERLFEVMHIRLQAKSLRLASVEVKTQSVVISLSPNSPVPPAAVQTMMDQYKTRIRFLSPRSFEVQMPHQDWASIFSELTAILQTLRVCDTNTRVST; translated from the coding sequence GTGTCGAATCACGTTTTGGGTTCTGAACAGACTTCGTGGCTGATACCACTCGCCGCCGAATTGGCGCGCGAGGGAAGCCGTCCATGCCTCACCGGTCTGTACGGTTCGACATCTGGCTTTGCGCTGACCATTCTGCTGAATCACTCCGGTCCGTTGTCGAATAAACCTTGGTTGATCGTCACGCATTCCGATGATGCCGCGGAGCGACTATTCGACGATTTGCAATTCTTTCATCATCTCCTGGGGCTGCCGATCGCTTCGTTAGCGCAATTCCCGCGCTGGGAAACTCTTCCTTACGAGTCTACCGCCCCGCACGTCGGACTGATCGCACGGCGGATGGCGGGCCTTCAGCGAATCCGTACGTTGCGCGGCGTGCGCGTGGTGACGTCGGTTGATGCGCTCATGCAACGGCTCATTCCCGTCGACGGGTTCAGCCGCGCGCTTTTGCATTTCAAAGTCGGCAAATCCGTCGAACGTGAAGTACTCACCGGAGGCCTCGTGCGCCTTGGGTATCGCCGGGTGTCGGTCGTGGAGATTCCGGGCGAGTTCAGCGTCAGAGGAGGCATCGTTGACATTTTTTCGACGGCCTATGCCGACCCGCTCCGTGTCGAATTTCTCGGCGAAACCGTGGAATCGCTTCGTCTCTTTGACACCGCAACACAAAAATCGACTGCGAAATTGGATGAAGCCATGGTGCTCCCGGCTCGCGAATATGTCAGAGCAGAAGGTTCGCTCGACGAGTTTGCGCAGGTGGAACCGGACGCCGAATGGCGAGCGCCGGATCTCTATCCGTCCATGGATGCTCTTCTGGACTATTTCCTCGAGCGACCATTCCTGGTGTTGGATCAACCGGCGCGCATACAGCAATCCTGTCGAGATCTATGGGATGCCATCGACGACGGCTATCTGCGCCACAGCGATCGAGACGCCACAGCCTACCCGTCACCCGAGCGTTTGTTTCTGACCTGGGAGGAGATCAGCGAACGGGTGACCGCCTGGCCGCAACTCGCTCTCGAGCCGCTGACTGCGCCGGATGAGTCCTGGAAACCGGTTGTGCCGTTCCCGGCGCAGTTGCCGGCAAGCGCCGGGCTCGCTGCGCGCGGAACCTCGTTCACGCAGACGCTCTCCATTCTCGAGCGTCTGCGAGCGGACTCTCGGATCATTCTCGTCGCGCGCAGTCGCGGACAAGTGGACCGGCTGCTGGCGTTGTTGAGGGAGCACGATGTACCGGCGGTCGAGTGGAGTGCTGCAAGCTGGGCGTCGATTGGATCGGCAAAATCCCCGTTCTATGTTTTGCACGGCGACCTTTCGTCCGGCTTCCTCTCACCTGATCAACGACTGGCGGTCCTGACGGAAGAAGAACTGTTCGCGAAAGGGCTCCGGCATAAACCACAAGCAAAGAGCAAGACTTCCACCTTCCTCTCATCGCTGGAGGATCTCAATGTCGGCGATTATGTCGTCCACGTCCAACATGGAATCGCCAAGTATCATGGACTGAAACGGCTATCCGTCCAGGATTTCGAAAGCGATTATCTCATCCTTGGTTTCGCCGGCGGAGATACACTCTATGTCCCATTGGACCGCCTCAACCAGGTACAGCGGTATAGCGGCGCCGAAGGACATGTCCCGCGACTTGATCGTTTGGGAGGAACGAGTTGGGCGAAGACGACGGCACGGGTCAAAAAAGATATCGAGGAGATGGCACAGGAACTCGTGGACCTCTATGCGAATCGTGAATTGGCCGAACGCCGCTCCTATGGACTCGACAGCACGATGTACCATGAATTTGAAGCGGCATTCGAATACGAGGAAACGCCGGACCAATTGAAGGCCATCGCCGATATTGCGCGCGACATGGAATCGAGCAAGCCGATGGATCGGCTGGTGTGCGGCGATGTGGGATATGGGAAAACGGAAGTGGCGATGCGGGCGGCTTTCAAAGCTGTGGAAGATAACCGACAGGTTGCGGTGCTCGTCCCCACCACGCTCCTGGCTCACCAACATTATGATAATTTCGCCGAACGGTTCGCGCCCTTCCCGACGAAGGTCGCGCTCCTGTCCCGTTTTCAATCACCCGCAGAGGCCAAAGCCATTTTGAAAGACACCGCGACCGGAACCGTCGATATCGTGATCGGCACGCATCGGCTGCTGCAAAAGGACGTCGTCTTCCGCAACCTGGGGTTGGTCATCATCGACGAGGAACAGTGGTTCGGGGTGAAACATAAGGAGCGCCTCAAGACGTTACGGACGCAGGTGGACGTTTTAACCCTGACCGCCACACCCATTCCCCGCACGCTGCAAATGGCCATGGCCAGTGTGAGAGATCTCTCCATCATCGATACAGCCCCGGCAGGCAGGCTCTCTATCCGTACTCAAGTCGTCCGGTCAAGCGACAAACTCATCCGGGAATCGATTCTACGGGAACTGGGACGGGGCGGTCAGGTGTATTTCGTCCACAACCGCGTGGAAACCATGGAACGCACCGGCGCCTGGCTACAGCAGTTGGTCCCCGAGGCCCGCATCGTCATGGCCCACGGCCAGATGGATGCCAAACCGCTCGAAGCGGTCATGTTGAAGTTTTTTCATCGCGAGGCAGACGTCCTGGTCGCGTCTGCGATCATACAGTCCGGTATCGATGTCCCGAATGCCAATACCATCATCGTGAACAGGGCCGATACGTTCGGGTTGGCGCAGTTGTATCAATTGCGCGGGCGGGTGGGCCGGAGCGGCGACCAAGCCTACGCGTATTTCTTAGTCCCCGACGAAGGCACACTGACCGGCGACGCGCAGAAACGACTGACAGCCATTCAGCAGTTCACCGAGTTGGGATCGGGCTTCAGGATCGCCGCAGCCGACTTGGAAATCCGCGGCGCGGGCAATCTGCTGGGTAAACAACAATCCGGGCACATCGCGGCCATCGGTCTCGATCTCTACCTCCAGATGGTTGAACAAGCGGTTCAGCGCTTGAAAGGTCAAGTCGTGGAGGAAGAACCCGACCCGTCATTACGCCTGAACGTCTCCGCCTTCATTCCCGAGGATTACGTGGCCGACCCGCATCACCGTCTTTCTTTTTATAAGCGGCTCTCTTCCAGCGCACAAATTGGGGACTTGGCGTTACTCCACGGAGAGCTGCAGGACCGCTACGGCGTGACTCCCGAACCGGTTGAACGGCTTTTTGAGGTCATGCACATCCGTCTGCAGGCCAAGTCTCTGCGCCTGGCGTCGGTGGAAGTCAAAACTCAGTCGGTCGTCATCTCGCTCAGCCCGAACAGTCCCGTACCGCCTGCCGCCGTGCAAACCATGATGGATCAGTACAAGACCCGGATCCGATTTCTGTCTCCGCGGTCATTCGAGGTACAAATGCCGCATCAGGACTGGGCTTCCATCTTTTCGGAACTCACCGCAATCTTGCAAACCCTCAGAGTCTGTGATACCAACACAAGAGTATCGACGTAA
- a CDS encoding peptidylprolyl isomerase, translating into MHQPATRSATPPIRLRTLMIFAAGVLLTVFEGCTPPQTEERVVAFVNGRPITQTEFEAEWAELPDATKSRYEKEGGKPRLLSEVITRELLLQEARKQGLDQSDQIRDRARRYKEKLMLDELLKDRIKAKIELTKEELDAYYEKHSRQLLTPLKVRVSQMLLPNYPAAKDLEKQVNLGGDFARFAQRYSIDMKTKANGGDLGPYRKDLVVHEVDDVIHTLRPGMISAPIKTEAGYYLVKITPLDPEIIQADLAIRERLRQELLNEKRQKRFDDVIADIRAKAVVKIADASRYGVGDLANR; encoded by the coding sequence ATGCACCAACCGGCAACTAGGTCGGCCACTCCTCCTATTCGACTCCGTACGCTGATGATCTTTGCCGCCGGTGTGCTGCTCACTGTCTTCGAAGGGTGTACACCGCCACAGACCGAAGAGCGGGTCGTGGCATTCGTCAATGGACGGCCGATCACCCAGACCGAATTTGAGGCCGAATGGGCTGAACTGCCCGATGCAACCAAGAGCCGCTACGAGAAGGAGGGCGGAAAACCTCGCCTGCTCAGCGAGGTCATCACGCGTGAACTTCTGCTCCAGGAAGCCCGGAAGCAGGGGCTGGATCAAAGCGATCAAATCCGCGACCGCGCCCGGCGATATAAAGAAAAGCTGATGTTGGACGAATTGCTGAAAGACCGGATCAAGGCAAAAATCGAGCTGACCAAAGAAGAGCTCGACGCATACTACGAGAAGCATTCACGCCAATTGCTGACGCCTCTCAAGGTACGAGTGTCCCAGATGCTTTTGCCCAATTATCCTGCCGCCAAGGACCTCGAAAAGCAGGTCAACCTGGGCGGAGACTTCGCACGGTTCGCACAGCGATATTCCATCGACATGAAAACGAAAGCCAATGGCGGAGACCTGGGGCCCTACCGGAAGGACCTGGTCGTACACGAAGTCGATGACGTCATCCACACATTGAGACCGGGCATGATCAGCGCGCCCATCAAAACAGAAGCAGGGTACTATCTCGTGAAGATCACTCCGCTCGATCCGGAGATCATTCAAGCCGATTTGGCTATCAGAGAGCGTCTGCGGCAGGAATTGCTCAATGAGAAGCGGCAAAAGCGGTTCGATGACGTCATCGCCGACATTCGCGCAAAGGCGGTCGTCAAGATCGCCGACGCGTCCCGTTATGGGGTAGGCGACCTCGCGAATCGCTGA
- a CDS encoding peptidyl-prolyl cis-trans isomerase → MTSRLLLLFPFLVVTLLWGLYPAFAAKVEDRIVAIVNTDLIMLSEFKRELTPEQERIRKQYRGDELYRRLRTAESMAMTTMIERKLQLQEAKVRNVDVTDQEVRQAFQQLKQQGEAVDEKDPNSVRGVRDQLTLLKVVDREVRSGVMVAEPEMRRYYAEHRDRFALPEEYTLSQILIKPNTSGDLDDARVKIREATALLKQGESFEDLALRYSDGPNASRGGRLGLVRQGELLPGIERGVSHLVPGGISDPIETPEGLHIIRMEDKKPKQFRPFDEVRQEIQALVFQQKSEDTFQAWLADLKNKAYIEIKFESALSVQTTNGLGPRPLPTNKE, encoded by the coding sequence ATGACGTCCAGGCTACTACTTCTTTTCCCGTTCTTGGTGGTGACCCTGCTGTGGGGTCTTTATCCGGCTTTCGCTGCCAAAGTGGAAGATCGCATCGTGGCGATCGTGAACACCGATTTGATCATGTTATCGGAATTCAAACGGGAGCTGACTCCGGAACAGGAACGGATCCGTAAGCAATATCGTGGCGACGAACTCTACAGGCGGCTCCGGACAGCGGAGTCCATGGCTATGACCACGATGATCGAACGGAAACTACAGTTACAGGAAGCCAAAGTCCGCAATGTCGACGTGACCGATCAGGAGGTGCGGCAGGCGTTCCAACAACTGAAGCAGCAAGGCGAAGCGGTGGACGAGAAAGATCCCAACAGCGTGCGAGGCGTGCGCGATCAATTGACTCTGCTCAAAGTTGTAGACCGAGAGGTGCGCAGCGGAGTCATGGTCGCTGAACCCGAAATGAGGAGATACTACGCCGAACATCGGGATCGTTTTGCCTTGCCGGAAGAATATACGCTGAGTCAGATCCTGATCAAGCCGAACACTTCAGGCGATCTGGACGATGCGAGAGTCAAGATCCGAGAAGCGACCGCATTGCTCAAACAAGGGGAATCGTTCGAAGATCTTGCGTTGCGATACTCTGACGGTCCCAACGCGTCGCGCGGGGGACGCCTCGGCCTGGTTCGGCAGGGGGAACTGCTTCCCGGCATTGAGCGGGGCGTATCGCACCTCGTGCCGGGAGGGATTTCCGATCCGATCGAAACTCCGGAAGGATTGCATATCATCCGTATGGAAGACAAGAAACCGAAGCAGTTCCGGCCGTTCGATGAAGTCCGACAGGAAATCCAGGCCCTGGTATTCCAACAGAAAAGCGAGGACACGTTTCAGGCCTGGCTGGCGGATCTCAAGAACAAGGCCTATATTGAAATCAAGTTTGAGTCGGCGCTTTCAGTGCAGACCACAAACGGTCTCGGCCCTCGCCCGTTGCCGACGAATAAGGAATAA
- the yihA gene encoding ribosome biogenesis GTP-binding protein YihA/YsxC — MKILKAEFIKSCVSPKEFPVGGMPEIAFVGRSNVGKSSLINSLLQRRGLAKVSRTPGKTRAVNIFSVATDDSALPRFLLVDLPGYGYAKVSKTERLQWAPLIEQYLVRQTTLYAVVLLIESRVVGKQDRETRDWLMSVGHRPVVVATKVDKVRPSERVATLRRVQQEIGLSVDEGLIPYSSATGEGRDRLWSALKAPTQT, encoded by the coding sequence GTGAAAATTCTGAAGGCCGAGTTTATCAAAAGTTGCGTCAGTCCGAAGGAATTTCCCGTGGGTGGAATGCCGGAGATCGCCTTTGTCGGGCGTTCCAACGTCGGCAAGTCGTCCCTCATCAATTCGCTGCTTCAGCGCCGGGGATTGGCCAAGGTTAGCCGTACGCCGGGCAAGACCCGGGCCGTGAACATATTCTCCGTCGCCACGGACGATTCGGCCCTTCCGCGATTCCTGCTCGTCGATTTGCCGGGATACGGGTACGCCAAGGTGTCGAAAACCGAACGACTTCAATGGGCGCCGCTGATCGAACAATATCTTGTTCGGCAGACAACGCTCTATGCGGTGGTGCTGCTCATCGAAAGCCGTGTCGTCGGGAAGCAGGATCGGGAGACGCGCGATTGGCTGATGTCGGTCGGGCATCGGCCGGTCGTGGTGGCCACCAAAGTCGACAAAGTGAGACCCAGCGAGCGCGTGGCGACGCTGCGTCGTGTGCAGCAGGAAATCGGACTTTCTGTGGATGAAGGCCTTATTCCTTATTCGTCGGCAACGGGCGAGGGCCGAGACCGTTTGTGGTCTGCACTGAAAGCGCCGACTCAAACTTGA
- the mtgA gene encoding monofunctional biosynthetic peptidoglycan transglycosylase, whose protein sequence is MRKSISTRRSSIPLVVALCLGGPLVALGIVWLLAMPDISTLERSNPKTTALIEARESRSREEGKRINRNWIWVPISRVSPHLRRAVVAAEDASFFTHEGFDWEGIKDAALYDLERGELKRGGSTITQQLAKNLFLSSERSLFRKAHEALITTMLERRLTKQRILELYLNVAEWGRGVYGAEAAARHHFKKPAHDLTADEAAWLAAMLPSPRRYDPIRKTAALMRRQVRILHRMEQPEKRQVRAE, encoded by the coding sequence ATGCGGAAGTCAATTTCAACCCGGCGTTCAAGCATACCGCTCGTGGTCGCACTCTGTCTTGGAGGACCACTTGTCGCCCTGGGCATCGTCTGGCTGTTGGCGATGCCTGATATTTCAACCCTGGAGCGTTCCAATCCGAAAACGACGGCGCTGATCGAAGCCAGAGAATCCCGGTCGCGCGAAGAAGGCAAACGGATCAATCGAAACTGGATCTGGGTGCCGATTTCCCGCGTGTCTCCCCATCTCCGACGAGCCGTGGTGGCGGCGGAAGATGCTTCGTTTTTCACCCATGAGGGATTCGATTGGGAAGGAATCAAGGATGCGGCGTTGTACGACCTCGAACGGGGAGAATTGAAACGCGGCGGCAGCACCATCACTCAGCAATTGGCCAAGAATCTGTTTTTATCCTCCGAACGGAGTCTGTTTCGCAAAGCCCACGAAGCACTGATCACGACCATGCTCGAACGCAGACTCACGAAACAACGCATTCTCGAACTGTATTTGAATGTGGCCGAATGGGGCCGTGGCGTCTATGGAGCGGAAGCGGCTGCCCGACATCACTTCAAGAAGCCGGCTCACGACCTGACAGCCGATGAGGCCGCCTGGCTGGCCGCGATGCTGCCGTCGCCGAGGAGATATGACCCGATACGTAAGACCGCCGCTCTGATGCGCCGTCAAGTGCGCATCCTCCATCGCATGGAACAGCCCGAAAAGAGACAGGTCAGAGCTGAATGA
- a CDS encoding VOC family protein: MKPPIFHLAFPTHNLEQAKSFYVTGLGCTLGRESKHAVTFGLSGHQLVAHVSSEKSPGQQGIYPRHFGLILLTQKEWQDLADRAEKHGLRFFQRPRVRFPGSRIEHHTFFLQDPSDNLLEFKHYTFESAILGEREIREIGDTSFDD, encoded by the coding sequence ATGAAACCGCCCATATTTCATCTGGCATTCCCCACACATAATTTGGAGCAGGCAAAGTCATTTTATGTGACTGGCCTAGGCTGCACATTGGGACGAGAATCAAAACATGCCGTCACATTCGGGTTGTCCGGGCATCAACTTGTCGCTCATGTGTCATCTGAGAAATCACCCGGACAACAGGGCATCTACCCGAGACATTTCGGGCTGATCTTGCTCACGCAAAAAGAATGGCAGGATTTGGCTGACCGTGCCGAGAAGCACGGACTTCGCTTCTTTCAGCGGCCACGGGTCAGATTCCCGGGGAGCCGGATCGAACACCACACGTTTTTTCTTCAGGACCCTTCCGACAACCTTCTTGAATTCAAGCACTACACGTTTGAGTCCGCCATTCTCGGGGAGCGCGAGATCAGGGAAATCGGTGATACATCCTTCGACGACTAA
- a CDS encoding isoaspartyl peptidase/L-asparaginase family protein: MKRPFSPLILVHGGAGKRRMTRMQADCLAEALAAGHEVLRRDGAALMAVESSIQLLEASGLFNAGRGANRQLDGVQRMDASIMDGADLRAGAVASVEGILHPIAAAKLVLEKTDHVLLVGPSAGRFARHFNVLRYRSSQKRVRMDYTALLNRRRTRSGHGTVGAVALDRSGTISAGASTGGIDTMLPGRVGDTPLIGCGVYADNRSAAVSMTGLGEGIIRLAIAKSVCDRLRMGTGPEKAAKALLHELVTRVGGRAGMLVVSPSGQFALVHVTPYMAAGWWNGTNRPTVKAVWP, translated from the coding sequence TTGAAACGCCCCTTCTCCCCTCTCATCCTTGTCCATGGCGGTGCAGGCAAACGGCGCATGACACGTATGCAGGCGGATTGTCTTGCCGAGGCGCTTGCCGCGGGCCACGAGGTGTTGCGGCGTGACGGAGCAGCCCTCATGGCCGTTGAAAGTTCGATTCAACTATTGGAAGCCTCCGGTCTGTTCAATGCAGGTCGAGGTGCCAATCGGCAACTCGACGGTGTGCAGCGGATGGATGCTTCCATCATGGACGGAGCAGACCTGCGGGCGGGGGCGGTCGCCTCCGTCGAGGGCATTCTCCATCCGATTGCCGCGGCCAAGTTGGTCCTGGAAAAGACGGATCACGTCCTGCTCGTGGGACCTTCCGCCGGACGATTTGCACGGCACTTCAACGTTCTCAGGTATCGCTCTTCACAGAAGCGTGTGCGAATGGACTATACAGCTTTGTTGAATAGGCGGCGAACTCGCTCGGGACACGGAACGGTCGGCGCGGTGGCGCTGGATCGCTCTGGGACGATTTCCGCCGGGGCATCGACCGGTGGGATCGACACGATGTTGCCGGGCCGCGTCGGCGATACGCCGCTCATCGGATGCGGCGTCTATGCCGACAATCGTAGCGCAGCGGTGTCGATGACGGGGTTGGGCGAAGGGATCATCCGGCTTGCAATTGCGAAATCCGTCTGCGATCGTTTACGTATGGGAACCGGTCCTGAAAAAGCTGCGAAGGCTCTGCTGCATGAGCTGGTAACGAGGGTGGGGGGGCGGGCAGGCATGCTGGTCGTGTCGCCATCCGGCCAGTTTGCGTTGGTCCACGTGACGCCCTACATGGCTGCGGGATGGTGGAACGGCACGAATCGACCGACGGTCAAGGCGGTGTGGCCATGA
- the dtd gene encoding D-aminoacyl-tRNA deacylase, with protein sequence MKAVIQRVTRASVDVDDQTIGRISLGLLVLLGVAKGDEESDCRSMVDKLRTFRIFPDDRGKMNRSLVDVEGAVLLVSQFTLLADSRNGRRPSFDGAAEPDKARYLYEQVAAGLRSQGTMVETGVFAAHMRVELVNDGPVTFVFDTR encoded by the coding sequence ATGAAAGCCGTGATCCAACGCGTGACCAGGGCATCGGTGGACGTGGACGACCAGACGATCGGCCGCATCTCGCTCGGATTATTGGTCTTACTGGGTGTGGCCAAGGGAGACGAGGAGTCAGACTGCCGCTCGATGGTCGATAAATTAAGGACGTTCAGGATTTTCCCAGACGACAGAGGAAAGATGAACCGATCGTTAGTGGATGTCGAAGGCGCCGTCCTGCTCGTCTCCCAGTTCACGCTTCTTGCGGACAGCCGGAACGGACGGAGGCCGAGTTTCGATGGTGCTGCTGAGCCGGACAAGGCGCGATACCTGTATGAGCAAGTTGCGGCAGGTCTGAGATCGCAAGGAACGATGGTCGAGACCGGCGTCTTCGCGGCGCACATGAGGGTCGAATTGGTGAACGATGGCCCGGTGACATTCGTCTTCGACACCCGATGA
- a CDS encoding methylated-DNA--[protein]-cysteine S-methyltransferase, producing the protein MVFRSPWGWMGIAESRKGLRAVILPRPTRKEVLADLRGCSGPLFVESSTMQLRAARAQILRYLQGGGFSFSLPLDLANGTPFQQRVWRALRRVPYGSLRSYQWLALRVGGRPYARAVGNAVGANPLPIVVPCHRIIAANDTLGGFSSGLSMKRRLLSLEGTLARIHGSHQS; encoded by the coding sequence ATGGTGTTTCGATCTCCGTGGGGCTGGATGGGGATCGCGGAGTCTCGAAAAGGGCTGCGCGCCGTGATCCTCCCTCGTCCCACGAGGAAGGAGGTTCTGGCCGATCTGCGCGGATGCAGCGGCCCCCTGTTCGTTGAGTCGTCCACTATGCAGCTGCGTGCCGCCCGCGCTCAGATCCTGAGGTACTTGCAAGGTGGAGGCTTCTCCTTTTCGCTGCCTCTGGACCTGGCAAACGGAACCCCTTTCCAACAGCGGGTATGGCGCGCTCTGCGGCGAGTCCCGTACGGCAGTCTTCGGTCGTACCAATGGCTTGCCCTGCGGGTGGGCGGTCGACCCTATGCGAGAGCGGTCGGTAATGCCGTGGGTGCCAATCCTCTTCCGATTGTCGTCCCCTGTCATCGAATCATTGCAGCGAATGATACTCTTGGCGGCTTTTCATCCGGACTGTCGATGAAACGTCGCCTTCTGTCGCTGGAAGGAACGTTGGCCCGCATTCACGGATCTCATCAATCATGA
- the murJ gene encoding murein biosynthesis integral membrane protein MurJ has product MPESTAESSIPAQPRDDSHSVMKAAGLIGAATFSSRILGFIRDMVLARLFGATPAADAFFVAYRIPNLLRELFAEGSMSSAFIPVFTEYQTLRSKHDTWELASAVFTTLLTVVTGITVLGIIAAPALVWLLAPGFHGDPAKLHMTAFLARIMFPYLLFISLAAVAMGILNSMRAFAAPAFSPVFFNIVIIGCAFFLAPAFTEPILAVAVGVVAGGAAQFAMQLPGLKKRGMLFGWRFQPTHPGVRRVGTLMIPSLLGLSVTQVNITVSTILASYFSGGPTYLFYGMRLIQFPLGIFGVALATAILPTLSAQAARGALDELRGTVGFGLRMILFIILPAMLGLILLRQPLVHLFFEHGSFTHEDTVATAGAVLCYAVGLWAFAGVRIIVSAFYSLQDTRTPAISAVVAVVANIGLSLALMTPLGFSGLALSTALAGMVNGIILISVLNQRLGGVEWGLVGRSMLRSACACIPLTIVCTWIADFPIWTSPGEWTLKSGLLSVAIGSSVAGYVGMQALLKSDELSLLWGIVRKKLPRIV; this is encoded by the coding sequence ATGCCTGAATCCACAGCGGAATCTTCAATTCCGGCTCAACCCCGGGACGACAGCCATTCGGTCATGAAAGCGGCCGGCCTGATTGGAGCGGCCACCTTTTCCAGCCGGATCCTCGGATTTATCCGCGACATGGTGCTCGCCCGGCTCTTCGGCGCGACTCCCGCAGCCGATGCGTTTTTCGTGGCCTATCGTATTCCGAATTTGCTTCGCGAGTTGTTCGCGGAAGGATCGATGTCCTCTGCCTTCATCCCGGTCTTCACCGAATACCAGACTCTGAGATCGAAGCACGATACATGGGAACTGGCAAGCGCGGTGTTCACGACGCTGCTGACCGTGGTCACCGGGATCACGGTGCTCGGCATCATCGCCGCGCCTGCGCTGGTCTGGCTGCTCGCACCGGGTTTTCATGGCGACCCCGCCAAGTTGCACATGACGGCGTTCCTCGCACGCATCATGTTTCCCTATCTGTTGTTCATCAGCCTTGCCGCCGTGGCCATGGGAATCTTGAATTCCATGCGCGCATTTGCGGCACCGGCATTCTCGCCAGTCTTTTTCAACATCGTCATTATTGGCTGCGCGTTCTTTCTCGCCCCGGCATTTACCGAGCCGATCCTCGCCGTAGCGGTGGGAGTGGTGGCAGGCGGCGCGGCCCAGTTTGCCATGCAACTTCCCGGCCTCAAAAAGCGCGGCATGCTCTTCGGTTGGCGGTTCCAACCGACCCATCCAGGTGTTCGCCGGGTTGGCACGCTCATGATTCCTTCGTTGCTCGGACTGTCCGTGACGCAGGTCAATATCACCGTCAGCACCATTTTGGCGTCGTATTTCTCCGGTGGGCCGACCTACCTCTTTTACGGCATGCGTCTGATCCAGTTTCCGTTGGGCATCTTCGGCGTCGCATTAGCGACCGCTATTCTTCCCACGCTGTCGGCTCAAGCCGCTCGAGGAGCATTGGACGAATTACGCGGAACTGTGGGTTTTGGGCTGCGCATGATCCTCTTCATCATTCTTCCTGCCATGTTGGGGCTCATCCTGCTCAGGCAGCCTCTGGTCCATCTGTTTTTCGAACATGGCTCGTTTACGCATGAGGACACGGTGGCCACAGCCGGTGCGGTACTCTGCTACGCCGTCGGCCTCTGGGCTTTTGCCGGAGTCAGAATCATCGTCTCGGCGTTTTATTCGTTGCAGGATACCCGTACGCCGGCCATCTCGGCGGTGGTCGCAGTCGTGGCGAATATCGGCCTCTCGCTGGCACTCATGACACCGTTGGGATTCTCCGGATTGGCTCTGTCGACGGCTCTTGCCGGAATGGTGAATGGGATTATTTTGATTTCAGTCCTCAATCAGAGGCTGGGAGGGGTCGAATGGGGCTTGGTCGGGCGCTCGATGCTGCGTTCGGCGTGTGCCTGCATCCCGTTGACGATTGTGTGCACCTGGATCGCCGATTTTCCGATCTGGACGTCTCCGGGCGAATGGACGCTCAAATCGGGTTTGCTCAGTGTAGCCATCGGATCGAGCGTGGCAGGATACGTGGGTATGCAGGCTCTTCTGAAATCGGATGAGTTGTCGCTGCTCTGGGGAATCGTGAGGAAGAAACTCCCGCGCATCGTATGA